In Antennarius striatus isolate MH-2024 chromosome 8, ASM4005453v1, whole genome shotgun sequence, a single window of DNA contains:
- the pdgfba gene encoding platelet-derived growth factor beta polypeptide a isoform X1, whose translation MRFWVLLLLLAALPAARPRLGGAEGGDPLPPSLVDLVRNSPISSVDDLKLLLQQETDALEDEDEHDSLANHTRFTRSLVEAQVAELAVCKTRTEVTEVTRSMLDRRNANFMLWPPCVEVQRCSGCCNSRMLQCVAVVTASRYLQVIKIQYINRKAQYEKAIISVEDHVSCRCQPQSSSSPSSSVTIPRSSVHTSPNLPSPFHPPPSSHLPGTLPRTVHPSPAKTPTSKADLHRHDVLKHNQQPHHLEEREPAARTWQPGGYTQLVHWTTKAHQAGGHQSITGGLVPVSRWPSEVRAEHSIMGSTHQVGHGSGYDGSREASAAPVANGGGEVHHQDHHHHRHDNHGVAEDLELRTQYRLNAPQSDSSSPPGNTTETPTSEGNPTSAMTTNQKDSVTTAVAHHRQTEAGTTNQKQGNEREESESANSGDSAGVELTNQGTDKDSNVTSGDGRLTEDEKRQKILQTVQVELDRETPLRPHHPQQRLDPTAAKAAPPITASPVPASARRTPFRPASPRRRRKHRKRISKAAIRAMIM comes from the exons ATGAGGTTCTgggtcctgctgctgctgctggccgcCCTCCCCGCGGCCCGGCCGAGGCTGGGGGGCGCAGAG GGTGGTGATCCACTCCCCCCGTCGCTGGTCGACCTGGTGAGGAACTCTCCCATCTCCTCTGTGGACGACCTGAAGCTACTGCTGCAGCAGGAAACCGATGCATTAg AAGACGAAGACGAGCACGACAGTCTCGCCAACCACACCCGTTTCACGAGAAGTCTTG TCGAGGCCCAGGTGGCCGAGCTGGCGGTCTGCAAAACCCGAACCGAGGTAACGGAGGTCACCAGGTCAATGCTGGACCGCCGAAACGCCAACTTCATGTTGTGGCCGCCCTGCGTGGAGGTGCAGCGATGTTCCGGTTGCTGCAACTCCCGGATGCTGCAATGCGTCGCCGTGGTCACCGCCAGCAGATACCTGCAG gtGATCAAGATCCAGTACATCAACAGAAAAGCCCAGTATGAAAAAGCCATCATCTCAGTTGAGGACCACGTCAGCTGCAGGTGCCAACCGCAGTCCTCATCCTCGCCGTCCTCTTCGGTGACGATTCCGCGCTCCTCCGTTCACACCAGCCCCAACTTGCCTTCGCCGttccatcctcctccttcttcccaCCTTCCCGGGACCCTCCCCCGAACCGTGCACCCATCACCAGCGAAGACTCCCACATCCAAGGCCGATCTGCACCGCCACGACGTCCTGAAGCACAACCAGCAGCCCCACCACCTCGAGGAGCGCGAGCCAGCGGCGAGGACGTGGCAACCGGGGGGTTACACCCAACTGGTGCACTGGACGACCAAGGCGCACCAGGCAGGGGGGCATCAGTCGATCACCGGGGGGCTTGTCCCGGTCAGCCGCTGGCCGTCTGAAGTCAGGGCAGAGCACAGCATTATGGGAAGTACGCATCAGGTTGGGCACGGCAGCGGTTACGACGGGAGCAGAGAGGCGAGTGCGGCGCCTGTGGCTAACGGCGGCGGGGAAGTGCATCATCAggatcaccatcatcatcgtcatgacAACCACGGAGTAGCGGAGGACCTTGAGTTGAGGACGCAGTATCGACTGAACGCCCCCCAATCGGACAGTTCCTCGCCGCCCGGAAACACGACAGAAACGCCAACGTCTGAAGGAAACCCCACCTCTGCTATGACCACCAATCAGAAAGACTCAGTGACCACGGCGGTCGCACATCACAGACAGACTGAGGCTGGGACAACCAATCAAAAACAAGGGAACGAGAGGGAGGAAAGCGAGTCGGCCAATAGCGGCGACTCGGCCGGAGTGGAGCTGACCAATCAGGGAACTGATAAAGACTCGAACGTGACCAGCGGGGACGGTCGATTAACAGAGGAcgaaaagagacagaaaattcTGCAGACGGTACAGGTGGAACTGGATCGGGAGACGCCTCTTCGTCCGCATCATCCTCAGCAAAGACTCGACCCAACGGCGGCGAAAGCAG
- the pdgfba gene encoding platelet-derived growth factor beta polypeptide a isoform X2, whose amino-acid sequence MKNETTTKLQSLSIWKDFIDQRSKGGDPLPPSLVDLVRNSPISSVDDLKLLLQQETDALEDEDEHDSLANHTRFTRSLVEAQVAELAVCKTRTEVTEVTRSMLDRRNANFMLWPPCVEVQRCSGCCNSRMLQCVAVVTASRYLQVIKIQYINRKAQYEKAIISVEDHVSCRCQPQSSSSPSSSVTIPRSSVHTSPNLPSPFHPPPSSHLPGTLPRTVHPSPAKTPTSKADLHRHDVLKHNQQPHHLEEREPAARTWQPGGYTQLVHWTTKAHQAGGHQSITGGLVPVSRWPSEVRAEHSIMGSTHQVGHGSGYDGSREASAAPVANGGGEVHHQDHHHHRHDNHGVAEDLELRTQYRLNAPQSDSSSPPGNTTETPTSEGNPTSAMTTNQKDSVTTAVAHHRQTEAGTTNQKQGNEREESESANSGDSAGVELTNQGTDKDSNVTSGDGRLTEDEKRQKILQTVQVELDRETPLRPHHPQQRLDPTAAKAAPPITASPVPASARRTPFRPASPRRRRKHRKRISKAAIRAMIM is encoded by the exons ATGAAAAacgaaacaacaacaaaacttcaATCTTTATCGATCTGGAAGGATTTTATTgaccagaggtcaaag GGTGGTGATCCACTCCCCCCGTCGCTGGTCGACCTGGTGAGGAACTCTCCCATCTCCTCTGTGGACGACCTGAAGCTACTGCTGCAGCAGGAAACCGATGCATTAg AAGACGAAGACGAGCACGACAGTCTCGCCAACCACACCCGTTTCACGAGAAGTCTTG TCGAGGCCCAGGTGGCCGAGCTGGCGGTCTGCAAAACCCGAACCGAGGTAACGGAGGTCACCAGGTCAATGCTGGACCGCCGAAACGCCAACTTCATGTTGTGGCCGCCCTGCGTGGAGGTGCAGCGATGTTCCGGTTGCTGCAACTCCCGGATGCTGCAATGCGTCGCCGTGGTCACCGCCAGCAGATACCTGCAG gtGATCAAGATCCAGTACATCAACAGAAAAGCCCAGTATGAAAAAGCCATCATCTCAGTTGAGGACCACGTCAGCTGCAGGTGCCAACCGCAGTCCTCATCCTCGCCGTCCTCTTCGGTGACGATTCCGCGCTCCTCCGTTCACACCAGCCCCAACTTGCCTTCGCCGttccatcctcctccttcttcccaCCTTCCCGGGACCCTCCCCCGAACCGTGCACCCATCACCAGCGAAGACTCCCACATCCAAGGCCGATCTGCACCGCCACGACGTCCTGAAGCACAACCAGCAGCCCCACCACCTCGAGGAGCGCGAGCCAGCGGCGAGGACGTGGCAACCGGGGGGTTACACCCAACTGGTGCACTGGACGACCAAGGCGCACCAGGCAGGGGGGCATCAGTCGATCACCGGGGGGCTTGTCCCGGTCAGCCGCTGGCCGTCTGAAGTCAGGGCAGAGCACAGCATTATGGGAAGTACGCATCAGGTTGGGCACGGCAGCGGTTACGACGGGAGCAGAGAGGCGAGTGCGGCGCCTGTGGCTAACGGCGGCGGGGAAGTGCATCATCAggatcaccatcatcatcgtcatgacAACCACGGAGTAGCGGAGGACCTTGAGTTGAGGACGCAGTATCGACTGAACGCCCCCCAATCGGACAGTTCCTCGCCGCCCGGAAACACGACAGAAACGCCAACGTCTGAAGGAAACCCCACCTCTGCTATGACCACCAATCAGAAAGACTCAGTGACCACGGCGGTCGCACATCACAGACAGACTGAGGCTGGGACAACCAATCAAAAACAAGGGAACGAGAGGGAGGAAAGCGAGTCGGCCAATAGCGGCGACTCGGCCGGAGTGGAGCTGACCAATCAGGGAACTGATAAAGACTCGAACGTGACCAGCGGGGACGGTCGATTAACAGAGGAcgaaaagagacagaaaattcTGCAGACGGTACAGGTGGAACTGGATCGGGAGACGCCTCTTCGTCCGCATCATCCTCAGCAAAGACTCGACCCAACGGCGGCGAAAGCAG